One Alicyclobacillus vulcanalis genomic window carries:
- a CDS encoding sugar phosphate isomerase/epimerase family protein: MEPCLHPTLVDETSLVPYLDLARETGYRYVDVPFSWLEAEAERHGEAYLEDLFRARGLVLANLGLPVNLYESEPSFLRELALLPDRARLCARLGARGVTTFLWPSVDEAPVRYISQLARRIRQVAVELMPLGMRVGLEYVGPHHLRGRTYPFVQSLADLKTFWEAVGAPNVGVLADSYHWYTAGESEDDLAELPAEKIVYVHINDTNDAPQDAHDGRRLMPGDGCIPLVSFLRGLYRAGYRGPVAAEVLHEAPLGGTGASRALRVRERLESLIQLAKGER; this comes from the coding sequence CCGTATCTTGACCTCGCGCGTGAAACCGGTTACCGTTACGTCGACGTCCCGTTCTCCTGGCTGGAAGCCGAAGCGGAGAGGCACGGGGAGGCTTATCTGGAGGATCTGTTTCGTGCGCGCGGGCTCGTGCTCGCGAACTTGGGCCTGCCCGTCAACCTGTACGAGTCTGAGCCCTCCTTTCTTCGCGAGCTGGCGCTCCTGCCGGATCGCGCGCGCCTTTGCGCCCGCCTCGGCGCCCGCGGCGTGACGACGTTTCTCTGGCCTTCGGTGGATGAGGCGCCGGTGCGCTACATCTCCCAGCTGGCTCGGCGCATCCGCCAAGTGGCCGTGGAGCTCATGCCGCTCGGCATGCGCGTCGGCCTGGAGTACGTCGGCCCCCATCACCTGCGCGGTCGGACGTATCCCTTCGTGCAGTCGCTCGCGGACCTGAAAACGTTTTGGGAGGCCGTTGGCGCTCCAAACGTCGGCGTGCTCGCGGATAGCTATCACTGGTACACCGCCGGCGAATCCGAGGACGATCTCGCCGAGCTTCCGGCCGAGAAAATCGTGTACGTCCACATCAACGACACCAACGACGCACCACAGGACGCGCACGACGGCAGGCGCCTGATGCCCGGCGATGGCTGTATCCCGCTGGTCTCGTTTTTGCGCGGGCTGTACCGCGCGGGCTACCGCGGGCCTGTGGCCGCAGAGGTGCTTCACGAGGCGCCGCTTGGTGGCACCGGGGCTTCGCGCGCGCTCCGCGTGAGGGAACGCCTGGAAAGCCTCATTCAATTGGCGAAGGGAGAGAGGTAA
- a CDS encoding sugar phosphate isomerase/epimerase family protein — protein sequence MPDIALQMYTLRKPLEEDFDGTLRRVAEIGFRLIELHHYGPYTAPALRSRLDEMGLRAISAHVPLHRLESELDQVVDEAHALGLEYVVCPWLPVERRQDYAALADLLESASERVRAAGLGFSYHNHDFEFAAYEGQTALDWLLTRLPDLGLELDVYWAHHAGFDPVDLMRRYRGRLDLLHAKDAAPDGQFAAVGTGVLPWDAIFQASSEAGVRYVIVEQDVCPGDPFEAIATSLQFLQARL from the coding sequence ATGCCTGACATCGCGCTGCAGATGTACACGCTGCGCAAGCCACTCGAAGAAGACTTCGACGGGACGCTTCGCCGCGTGGCCGAAATCGGTTTCCGGCTCATCGAGCTGCACCACTACGGTCCGTACACCGCGCCGGCGCTCCGCAGCCGCTTGGACGAGATGGGCCTTCGCGCCATTTCGGCCCATGTCCCGCTCCACCGCTTGGAATCGGAGCTCGATCAGGTCGTCGATGAGGCGCATGCGCTCGGCCTCGAGTACGTCGTGTGTCCTTGGCTTCCCGTCGAGCGCCGGCAGGATTACGCAGCGCTCGCCGACCTGCTGGAAAGCGCCTCCGAGCGCGTGCGCGCTGCCGGACTCGGTTTCTCGTATCACAACCACGATTTCGAATTCGCGGCGTACGAGGGGCAGACCGCGCTCGACTGGCTGTTGACCCGCCTGCCGGACCTCGGCCTCGAGCTCGACGTCTACTGGGCGCACCACGCCGGGTTCGATCCGGTTGACCTCATGCGGCGGTACCGCGGCCGCCTCGACCTCTTGCACGCCAAGGACGCTGCGCCGGACGGCCAGTTTGCCGCGGTCGGGACCGGCGTGCTGCCCTGGGATGCCATCTTCCAGGCGTCCTCCGAAGCAGGGGTGCGCTACGTCATTGTCGAACAGGACGTCTGCCCTGGCGATCCATTCGAGGCCATCGCCACGTCGCTTCAATTTCTTCAGGCGCGTCTCTGA
- a CDS encoding sugar phosphate isomerase/epimerase family protein: protein MKLGIFTVLFSQMPFEEMLDHVAAAGVDAVEIGTGGYPGNAHCDRAALLASAEKRSAFLNAVASRGLEISALSCHNNPLHPNREVRERADRELRETIKLAAELGVKTVVTFSGCPGESEHSENPVWVTCPWPEEYSRVLEWQWKEKVIPYWTEMNRFAADHGVRIAIEAHPGFVVYNGETLLRLREACGEQIGINFDPSHMFWQGIDPVEAVHALAQHACIFHVHAKDTGFNKRNVARDGVLDTKPYREELKRAWIFRTVGYGHGQETWADLLSALQMNGYDGVISIEHEDSLMSIEEGFQKAVSFLRPLVIREKLQQMWWA, encoded by the coding sequence ATGAAACTTGGCATTTTCACCGTTCTCTTTAGCCAAATGCCTTTTGAAGAGATGCTCGATCACGTCGCGGCGGCGGGCGTCGACGCCGTCGAAATTGGCACCGGCGGTTATCCAGGCAACGCGCACTGTGACCGAGCGGCGCTCCTCGCCTCCGCCGAGAAGCGGTCCGCGTTTTTGAACGCCGTCGCGTCGCGGGGGCTCGAGATTTCGGCGCTCTCCTGCCACAACAATCCCCTGCACCCCAACCGTGAGGTGCGTGAGCGGGCGGATCGGGAGCTGCGCGAGACCATCAAGCTGGCTGCGGAGCTCGGCGTCAAGACGGTGGTCACCTTTTCCGGCTGTCCGGGCGAATCGGAGCACTCGGAGAACCCCGTGTGGGTCACGTGCCCATGGCCGGAAGAATACTCGCGCGTGCTCGAGTGGCAGTGGAAGGAGAAGGTCATCCCGTATTGGACCGAGATGAACCGGTTCGCGGCCGATCACGGCGTCCGCATCGCCATCGAGGCGCACCCAGGCTTCGTCGTATATAACGGCGAGACGCTCTTGCGGCTGCGCGAGGCCTGTGGCGAACAGATTGGCATCAACTTCGATCCAAGCCACATGTTCTGGCAGGGGATCGATCCCGTCGAGGCCGTGCACGCCCTCGCACAGCATGCGTGCATCTTCCACGTGCACGCAAAGGACACGGGCTTCAACAAGCGCAACGTGGCGCGCGACGGCGTGCTCGACACGAAGCCGTACCGCGAGGAGCTGAAGCGCGCCTGGATTTTCCGCACGGTGGGGTATGGCCACGGCCAAGAGACCTGGGCGGACCTGTTGAGCGCCCTGCAGATGAACGGCTACGATGGCGTCATCTCGATTGAACACGAGGACAGCCTGATGTCCATCGAGGAAGGGTTTCAGAAGGCCGTCAGCTTTCTGCGGCCGCTCGTGATTCGCGAAAAACTTCAGCAGATGTGGTGGGCGTAA
- a CDS encoding Gfo/Idh/MocA family protein: protein MADKIRVGIVGAGGIAQQVHIPNYKKCGEQVEIAAICDVALDRAEEAARKWGIPHAFKTVDEMLDKADLDVVSVCTPNKFHKDATVKALEAGCHVLCEKPPAMTVEEAQAMADASKKSGKHLSYGFHYRHTSEVDCLKRFIDAGELGEIYAGTAIAVRRRGIPGWGVFTNKELQGGGPLIDIGCHMLDTALYLMGYPEPTMVWGATYQKLGTRKGVGLLGDWDWEHFTVEDMARGMIQFANGATLVIESAFAANVKERDVMNVKLMGDLGGANVFPLELYQEKHGALIDVTPAYLPEVSPYEREIRRWVDACLTGEPPLSTAEQGVKLQRILNGLYLSAERGEPVKL from the coding sequence GTGGCAGACAAGATTCGCGTGGGTATCGTGGGTGCGGGCGGCATTGCCCAACAGGTGCACATTCCGAACTACAAGAAGTGCGGCGAGCAGGTCGAGATCGCAGCCATCTGCGACGTCGCGCTGGATCGCGCTGAAGAGGCGGCTCGCAAGTGGGGCATCCCGCACGCTTTCAAGACCGTCGACGAGATGCTGGACAAGGCCGATCTCGACGTCGTGAGCGTGTGCACGCCGAACAAGTTCCACAAGGACGCGACGGTGAAGGCCCTCGAGGCGGGCTGTCACGTACTGTGCGAGAAGCCGCCGGCGATGACGGTCGAAGAGGCGCAGGCGATGGCGGACGCGTCGAAGAAAAGCGGCAAGCACCTGTCGTACGGATTTCACTACCGGCACACGAGCGAGGTCGACTGCCTGAAGCGGTTCATCGACGCGGGCGAGCTCGGCGAGATTTACGCGGGCACGGCCATCGCGGTGCGGCGCCGCGGCATCCCGGGCTGGGGCGTGTTCACCAACAAGGAGCTGCAGGGCGGCGGGCCGCTGATCGACATCGGCTGCCACATGCTCGACACGGCGCTGTATTTGATGGGCTACCCCGAGCCGACGATGGTGTGGGGCGCGACGTATCAGAAGCTCGGCACGCGCAAGGGCGTGGGGCTCCTCGGCGACTGGGATTGGGAACACTTCACGGTGGAAGACATGGCGCGCGGCATGATCCAGTTTGCCAACGGGGCGACGCTTGTGATTGAGTCGGCGTTTGCGGCGAACGTGAAGGAGCGCGACGTCATGAATGTGAAGCTGATGGGCGATCTCGGCGGCGCCAACGTGTTTCCACTTGAACTGTATCAAGAGAAGCACGGCGCGCTCATCGACGTCACGCCTGCGTATCTGCCGGAAGTATCGCCCTATGAGCGGGAGATAAGGCGCTGGGTTGACGCGTGCCTGACCGGCGAGCCTCCGTTGTCGACGGCGGAGCAGGGCGTCAAGCTGCAGCGCATCTTGAACGGCCTGTACTTGTCCGCCGAGCGGGGCGAACCCGTCAAGCTGTAA